The following proteins are encoded in a genomic region of Deinococcus cellulosilyticus NBRC 106333 = KACC 11606:
- a CDS encoding NAD(P)/FAD-dependent oxidoreductase produces MQRVVILGGGYAGIEACKKIVKMLPGELSRKEVELTLVSRDPYHTFHGWTTEVLGGLIPLQHTLTPLKEILPDSRIRQLIGSVQHVDLTNQQVTVQTPNGPEILRYDHVFFGLGSRDPFERIEGLEQHGWCLKDTLHMQKFRAELHERIADHLQGGPCLGRIAVIGGGFAGVECAAALAELLRDRYQGRPELKRPTITLLHSGKVLLEALQPDFQHLADWATRELQNLEVKVKYGCRIQHIQPEGVNLHTGDLLKADMVLVTAGISMLALPGTETLERNPQRKLRTTPFLQAEGHKNVWTGGDIADVKHPFRDASCPVNALWAMKQGLHAGSNIARAIKGRPLKPFRYPGLGQAASLGWGRGITELYGLQFTGFLGWLLRLGFFLWYMPSKKGGLRVLKDILAVQKRGRRLDPDFHLARASTPTLQSAGS; encoded by the coding sequence ATGCAGCGCGTGGTGATTCTGGGTGGAGGTTACGCAGGCATCGAAGCGTGCAAGAAAATCGTGAAAATGCTCCCTGGAGAGCTCTCCAGAAAAGAAGTTGAACTCACATTGGTCTCCAGAGACCCCTACCACACCTTTCACGGGTGGACCACCGAAGTGCTTGGAGGCCTGATCCCCCTGCAGCACACCCTCACCCCCCTCAAAGAAATCCTGCCAGATTCCAGAATCCGGCAGCTGATCGGGAGCGTGCAGCATGTGGACCTCACCAACCAGCAGGTGACTGTGCAAACGCCCAATGGTCCTGAGATCCTGCGTTATGACCATGTGTTTTTTGGTCTGGGGTCCCGTGACCCTTTCGAGCGCATTGAGGGCCTTGAGCAGCATGGATGGTGCCTGAAAGACACCCTGCACATGCAGAAATTCCGTGCAGAACTGCACGAGCGCATTGCAGATCACTTGCAGGGAGGACCATGCCTGGGCCGCATTGCAGTGATCGGAGGAGGCTTCGCAGGGGTGGAGTGTGCTGCTGCCCTGGCCGAACTGCTCCGTGACAGGTACCAGGGCCGCCCGGAACTGAAGCGGCCCACCATCACCCTGCTCCACTCTGGAAAAGTCCTGCTGGAAGCGCTGCAGCCTGACTTTCAGCACCTCGCAGACTGGGCCACCCGTGAACTGCAAAACCTGGAAGTGAAGGTGAAGTACGGGTGCAGGATTCAGCACATTCAGCCTGAAGGGGTGAACCTGCACACGGGTGACCTGCTCAAAGCAGACATGGTGCTGGTGACCGCCGGAATCTCCATGCTGGCCCTGCCTGGAACGGAAACGCTGGAACGCAACCCTCAACGCAAACTGCGCACCACCCCTTTTCTGCAGGCTGAGGGGCACAAGAATGTATGGACAGGGGGCGACATCGCTGACGTTAAACATCCCTTCAGAGACGCTTCTTGCCCGGTGAATGCCCTGTGGGCCATGAAACAGGGCCTGCACGCAGGCAGCAATATTGCCCGGGCCATCAAGGGCAGGCCCCTGAAACCCTTCCGTTACCCTGGACTGGGACAGGCCGCCAGTCTGGGCTGGGGCAGGGGCATCACCGAACTTTATGGGCTGCAATTCACTGGATTTCTGGGCTGGCTTTTGAGGCTGGGATTCTTCCTGTGGTACATGCCCAGCAAGAAAGGGGGGTTGAGGGTCCTGAAAGACATTCTTGCCGTGCAGAAGCGTGGCAGGAGGCTTGACCCGGATTTTCATCTGGCCCGTGCATCCACACCCACCCTGCAATCCGCAGGAAGCTGA
- a CDS encoding glycoside hydrolase family 16 protein, with protein sequence MTERTNPHSTFTLSDMPANPLQKPGYTLEFSEEFDGDTLNPENWLPQYLPQWSSRAKSTARYRLTGNSLQLLIEKDQQPWNPEFDGPLRVSSLQTGCYAGPLGSTIGQHRFNKGVTVKEEQEVKRLYTPQYGYFEVRLKAVPIPGYMAALWMIGFEETPDQSGEICICEIFGKGMTQHSAEVGYGIHPFGDPNLQDEFHVDTLPIDASSYHIYAVDWTPTHVDFYVDNIKIRTIQQSPKYPMQFMLNIYEIPSHLNEQSRPELWPKVMEVDYVRGYRKNGL encoded by the coding sequence ATGACGGAACGCACCAACCCCCATTCAACTTTTACGCTCTCGGACATGCCTGCCAACCCCTTACAGAAACCCGGTTACACCCTGGAATTCTCCGAGGAATTTGATGGAGACACCCTGAACCCTGAAAACTGGCTTCCCCAATACCTGCCCCAGTGGAGCTCCAGAGCAAAATCTACGGCAAGGTACAGGCTCACAGGAAACAGCCTGCAATTGCTGATTGAAAAGGACCAGCAACCCTGGAACCCGGAATTCGATGGGCCACTGCGCGTCTCCTCCCTGCAGACCGGATGCTACGCAGGACCCCTGGGAAGCACCATCGGGCAACACCGCTTCAACAAAGGGGTCACGGTCAAAGAAGAACAGGAGGTCAAGCGGCTCTATACTCCACAGTACGGGTACTTCGAAGTGCGTCTGAAAGCCGTGCCCATCCCGGGCTACATGGCCGCCCTGTGGATGATTGGCTTCGAGGAAACCCCCGATCAGTCCGGTGAGATCTGCATCTGCGAGATTTTCGGTAAGGGCATGACCCAACACAGTGCAGAGGTGGGTTACGGCATTCACCCATTCGGCGACCCCAACTTGCAGGACGAATTCCACGTGGACACCCTCCCGATAGACGCCTCCTCCTACCACATCTACGCTGTGGACTGGACCCCCACCCATGTGGATTTCTACGTGGACAACATCAAAATCAGGACCATACAGCAGTCTCCTAAATACCCCATGCAATTCATGCTGAACATCTACGAAATCCCCTCCCACCTGAATGAACAGTCCAGACCTGAACTCTGGCCCAAAGTCATGGAAGTGGATTATGTGCGGGGTTACCGGAAGAACGGACTATGA
- a CDS encoding RNA-guided endonuclease InsQ/TnpB family protein produces the protein METRQVRFKLYPNQVQNEQLESWNRLHCELYNACLQERRDAYKKCGKSLTYYDQQNQLPAVKEARPEYKKLGSQALQETVRRVDRAYQGFFRRVKKGDTPGFPRFKSGRSYVGFTYPALAGWKFELGETGQHGTLNITHLGTIKARGKPRQWGEMRCLTLSKIGGEWYATITIRCTPKRQAGMLAAGVDFGVARIASLSDGTPVENPRFLKKAMSKLKTLSRELARRKRFGSNWRRTKAQIAKLHAKVANQRANFQHQLTSDLVSQYGVLVTEDLSIKRMTAKGGASKTGLNRAILDVGMAGIIQKLACKASEAGTLFLSVPTRLVKPSQTCPACGNPSKKTLAERVHKCECGYAEDRDVAAAQVMLQWALANCQELAGRDTMAAPGRVSELRNPDQTALFAVGRG, from the coding sequence ATGGAGACGCGCCAAGTGCGATTCAAGCTGTACCCCAACCAAGTTCAGAATGAGCAGCTTGAAAGTTGGAATCGGTTGCACTGTGAGTTGTACAACGCCTGCCTCCAGGAACGCCGTGACGCTTACAAAAAATGCGGTAAATCGTTGACTTACTACGACCAGCAGAACCAGTTGCCTGCCGTGAAAGAGGCCCGTCCTGAATACAAGAAGCTCGGTTCTCAAGCCTTGCAGGAAACCGTCAGGCGTGTTGACCGTGCGTATCAGGGTTTTTTTCGTAGGGTAAAAAAAGGGGACACCCCTGGTTTCCCGCGCTTCAAATCTGGACGCTCGTATGTCGGATTTACCTACCCCGCTTTGGCTGGCTGGAAGTTTGAGCTTGGCGAAACGGGTCAGCATGGCACGCTCAATATCACCCATCTTGGCACGATCAAGGCGCGGGGAAAACCTCGGCAATGGGGCGAGATGCGCTGTCTTACCTTGAGCAAGATTGGTGGGGAATGGTACGCCACGATCACGATTCGTTGCACTCCAAAGCGGCAAGCTGGAATGCTTGCCGCTGGGGTGGACTTTGGGGTAGCGCGTATTGCTTCTTTGAGCGATGGAACTCCCGTAGAAAATCCTCGGTTCCTGAAAAAGGCGATGAGCAAGCTCAAAACTTTGAGTAGAGAGCTTGCCCGTCGCAAGCGGTTTGGTTCCAACTGGCGGCGCACGAAGGCACAAATCGCCAAACTGCACGCCAAAGTTGCGAATCAGCGGGCGAATTTTCAGCATCAACTCACCTCAGATTTAGTCAGTCAGTACGGCGTACTGGTGACTGAAGACTTGAGTATCAAACGGATGACTGCCAAAGGTGGCGCATCCAAGACTGGACTCAATCGGGCCATTCTGGATGTCGGAATGGCGGGAATCATTCAGAAATTAGCGTGCAAAGCGTCGGAAGCTGGCACACTGTTTCTCTCGGTTCCTACACGTTTGGTCAAACCCAGTCAGACATGCCCCGCCTGCGGCAACCCGTCCAAGAAAACGCTTGCCGAGCGTGTCCATAAGTGCGAGTGCGGCTATGCCGAAGATAGGGATGTCGCCGCTGCACAGGTCATGCTTCAGTGGGCCTTAGCCAACTGTCAGGAACTGGCAGGCAGGGATACGATGGCTGCACCAGGCCGCGTAAGCGAACTGCGAAACCCCGACCAGACCGCGCTCTTTGCGGTTGGTCGTGGGTAG